From the genome of Gammaproteobacteria bacterium, one region includes:
- the ftsY gene encoding signal recognition particle-docking protein FtsY, protein MTPLGRLTGKGSGTRGSLWRRVAGFALPDLRPSARGLGTETLEELEDRLLAADFGVEAALRLVDRVEALQRRGRLRGPEALRNALRDEVARILLPVASAEGAPAASATEVAFALREPAQGIAVYLMVGVNGVGKTTSAGKLAHVLAARGRKVLLAAADTYRAGAISQLRIWADRTGAEFVAGQPGGDPAAVAFDAIDAARARGVDVAIVDTAGRLHTRTGLMDELAKVRRVIARKLPGAPHETLIVLDATVGQNALAQVRVFRDAVNPSGILLAKMDSSARGGIVVALGQEFGLPVKLVGVGEGPGDLEPFDANAFLEGVFGSPA, encoded by the coding sequence GTGACGCCGCTGGGCCGACTGACCGGCAAAGGGAGCGGTACGCGCGGGTCGCTGTGGCGGAGGGTCGCGGGCTTCGCCCTCCCCGACCTCCGGCCATCCGCGCGCGGTCTGGGCACCGAGACGCTCGAGGAACTCGAGGACCGCCTGCTGGCCGCCGACTTCGGCGTGGAGGCCGCGCTGCGGCTGGTGGATCGCGTCGAAGCACTCCAGCGGCGCGGACGGCTCCGCGGCCCGGAGGCGCTACGCAACGCCCTGCGGGACGAAGTGGCGAGGATCCTGCTTCCCGTGGCATCGGCCGAAGGGGCTCCGGCGGCTTCGGCAACGGAAGTCGCTTTCGCTCTCCGCGAACCCGCGCAGGGCATCGCCGTCTATCTCATGGTCGGGGTCAACGGGGTGGGGAAGACCACTTCCGCCGGCAAGCTGGCCCATGTTCTCGCTGCCCGGGGCAGGAAGGTCCTGCTCGCCGCGGCGGACACCTACCGGGCGGGCGCGATCTCCCAGCTGCGCATCTGGGCGGACCGCACCGGCGCCGAGTTCGTGGCCGGACAGCCCGGCGGAGATCCCGCCGCGGTCGCCTTCGACGCCATCGACGCGGCCCGCGCGCGCGGCGTTGACGTAGCGATCGTCGACACCGCCGGACGCCTCCACACCCGCACCGGGTTGATGGATGAACTCGCCAAGGTACGGCGGGTCATCGCCCGCAAGCTGCCGGGCGCTCCGCACGAGACCCTGATCGTGCTCGACGCAACCGTGGGTCAGAACGCGCTTGCCCAGGTGCGGGTGTTCCGTGACGCGGTGAATCCGAGCGGGATTCTTCTCGCCAAGATGGATTCCAGTGCGCGCGGGGGCATCGTCGTCGCCCTCGGGCAGGAGTTCGGGTTGCCGGTCAAGCTGGTCGGAGTGGGAGAAGGCCCCGGTGACCTCGAGCCCTTCGACGCGAACGCGTTTCTGGAGGGCGTTTTCGGATCTCCGGCATGA
- the recG gene encoding ATP-dependent DNA helicase RecG, whose protein sequence is MSFSRLDSPVQYLKGVGPRRAENLAGLGIRKARDLLYHVPRRYEDASTVQPVAGLEVGDAAVVVGRVRSSGVIPTRKGLRIFQAVIEDETGHITCAWPGQPWLDRRIRKGDLLLAAGTVRFFHGRQIQPREFAVLESGRARGASEGEEGGARGTIFVVYPASESVPQWVLRQLLERNLSTLLRQVEEEEYLSPGERREIGVPVLAEALSSLHAPKSLDAAERGRRRLAWDELYFLQLMHAHARHRSTTAVNGIRFGRSNRLIRPLHESLGFRLTDAQARVLREIYADMTADRRMNRMLQGDVGAGKTIVAVFAMMLAVEGGHQAALMAPTELLAEQHARSLERLLGPLGVETLLLTGRTDARERARVLAALADGSGLVVTGTHALIQETVEFARLGLVVVDEQHRFGVRQRMVLGQRDPAPDTLIMSATPIPRSLALALYGDLDLSVLDELPPGRKPVATRWLRPSRRGEAYRLVRDELARGRQVYVIYPLVGESDKLQLRSATEEWERLRAEEFPDFRVGLLHGQLPGAQRDTVMRAFLAGDLDVLVATSVVEVGIDVSNATVMLIEHAERFGLSQLHQLRGRVGRGADRSYCVAIADAEEAAAERLRVFRSTHDGFAIARADLAMRGEGDFFGSQQHGQPVLRFADLTLDQDLMRAAREHARATIDRDPDLLAPENTTRRHLLTGRFGDRLQLRAVG, encoded by the coding sequence ATGAGCTTCTCGAGGCTCGACTCCCCCGTCCAGTACCTCAAGGGCGTCGGTCCCCGGCGCGCGGAGAATCTTGCAGGACTGGGCATCCGCAAGGCGCGCGACCTGCTCTATCACGTGCCCCGGCGCTATGAGGACGCCTCCACCGTTCAGCCGGTGGCCGGGCTCGAAGTGGGAGACGCCGCCGTCGTGGTCGGGCGGGTGCGCAGCTCCGGGGTCATCCCCACGCGCAAGGGCCTGCGCATCTTTCAGGCCGTGATCGAGGACGAGACCGGCCACATCACCTGCGCCTGGCCGGGACAGCCGTGGCTCGATCGCAGGATCCGCAAGGGGGACCTGCTGCTCGCCGCCGGAACGGTGCGCTTCTTTCACGGCCGCCAGATCCAGCCCCGCGAGTTCGCCGTTCTCGAATCCGGGCGTGCCCGCGGCGCCTCCGAGGGAGAGGAGGGCGGAGCCCGCGGCACCATCTTCGTGGTCTATCCGGCGTCCGAGTCCGTACCGCAGTGGGTGCTGCGCCAGCTGCTGGAGCGCAATCTGTCCACGCTCCTGCGGCAGGTGGAGGAAGAGGAGTACCTCTCCCCCGGAGAGCGCCGCGAGATCGGCGTGCCGGTTCTGGCCGAAGCGCTCTCCAGCCTGCATGCCCCGAAGAGCCTCGACGCGGCCGAGCGAGGCCGAAGGCGTCTCGCCTGGGACGAACTCTACTTCCTGCAGCTGATGCACGCCCACGCCCGCCACCGGAGCACCACCGCCGTCAACGGCATCCGCTTCGGCCGCAGCAACCGGCTGATCCGTCCTCTGCACGAGTCGCTCGGGTTTCGCCTGACCGATGCCCAGGCCCGGGTGCTGCGCGAGATCTACGCGGACATGACCGCGGACCGCCGCATGAACCGCATGCTGCAGGGGGATGTGGGGGCGGGGAAGACCATCGTCGCCGTCTTCGCCATGATGCTCGCGGTGGAGGGCGGGCACCAGGCCGCCCTCATGGCGCCCACCGAGCTGCTCGCCGAGCAGCACGCCCGCAGCCTCGAGCGCCTGCTCGGCCCGCTCGGGGTCGAGACCCTGCTGCTCACCGGCCGCACCGATGCCCGCGAGCGCGCCCGCGTGCTCGCCGCCCTGGCCGACGGCAGCGGCCTCGTGGTGACCGGCACCCATGCGCTCATCCAGGAGACGGTGGAGTTCGCGCGCCTGGGACTGGTGGTGGTGGACGAACAGCACCGTTTCGGAGTGCGTCAGCGGATGGTCCTGGGCCAGCGCGACCCTGCCCCCGACACCCTCATCATGTCGGCGACGCCGATCCCTCGCTCGCTGGCGCTCGCCCTCTACGGCGACCTCGACCTGAGCGTGCTGGACGAGTTGCCTCCCGGGCGCAAACCGGTGGCAACCCGCTGGCTGCGGCCTTCCCGCCGTGGCGAAGCGTACCGGCTGGTCCGGGACGAGCTGGCGCGCGGGCGGCAGGTTTACGTCATCTATCCCCTGGTGGGCGAGTCCGACAAGCTGCAGTTGCGCTCGGCCACGGAGGAATGGGAACGGCTGCGCGCGGAGGAGTTCCCGGACTTCCGGGTCGGCCTCCTGCACGGCCAGCTTCCCGGCGCGCAGAGGGATACGGTAATGCGCGCCTTCCTGGCCGGCGACCTGGACGTGCTGGTGGCCACCTCGGTCGTGGAGGTGGGCATCGACGTGTCCAACGCCACCGTCATGCTCATCGAGCACGCCGAGCGCTTCGGCCTCTCGCAGCTGCACCAGCTCCGCGGCCGGGTCGGGCGCGGGGCCGACCGCAGCTACTGCGTCGCCATCGCCGACGCGGAGGAGGCCGCCGCCGAGCGCCTGAGGGTCTTCCGGAGCACGCACGACGGCTTTGCGATCGCCCGGGCCGATCTGGCCATGCGCGGGGAAGGGGATTTCTTCGGCTCCCAGCAGCACGGGCAGCCCGTTCTGCGTTTCGCCGACCTCACGCTCGACCAGGACCTCATGCGCGCCGCCCGCGAACACGCCCGCGCGACCATCGACCGCGACCCCGATCTGCTCGCCCCGGAGAACACCACGCGGCGCCATCTGCTCACCGGCCGGTTCGGCGACCGCCTGCAACTCCGCGCGGTGGGTTAG